The DNA segment ACGTAGGCCAGCGTCCGCCGGACGGCGGGCTCCTCGGCGCGGCGCTTCGAAAGTTCGATGTACCAGTCGCAGAAGTCGTTCCAGACGAACCGGTAGAGAAGCTGGGCGGCCTCGCCGAACTCGTACCGGTCCAGGGCGTCGGAAACCCCGGCGGCGGTGGCGGAGAGGCGGCTGAGGATCCAGAGGTCTTCCTCGAGGGCGTCCTTCTCGGGCGGCGAGGCCGGGGCGTCGCCGATCCTGGAGGCGGCATAGCGGGCGGCGTTCCAGAGCTTGGTGACGAAGTTGCGGGACATCTCCACCCGCTGGACCGAGAGCTTGCTGCCGAACTTGATGTCCTGCGCGCCGGTGCAGAGCCACGCGAGGGCGAAACGCAGGGCGTCCGCCCCGTACTCGTCGATGAGGCCCAGCGGGTCGATGCCGGTGCCCTTGGACTTGGATTGGCGCTGGCCCACGTCGTCCATGATCGAGGCGTGGATGACGACGTCGGAGAAGGGCTTTTCTCCGCGGAATTCGAGACCCGCCATGATCATGCGGGCCACCCAGAGGTTGATGATGTCCCGGGCGGTGACGAGGACCTGGGTGGGGTAGAACTTCTCGAGGTCGGGGGTTTCCTCGGGCCAGCCGAGCGTGGCGAACGGCCAGAGCGCGCTCGAGAACCAGGTGTCCAGGACGTCCTCGTCCTGCCGCAGCGCGCGGTCCCCGCAGGCGGCGCAACGGTCGGGATCCTCGACGGCGGCGGTCGCGTGTCCGGACCCGCAGTACCAGACGGGAATCCGGTGGCCCCACCAGATCTGTCGGGAGATGCACCAGTCCCGGATGTTTTCCATCCAGTCGTAGTAGAGCTTGGACCAGCGTTCGGGGTGGAAGCGCACGTCGCCCGACCGGACGGCCCGGAGGGCGGGGGCGGCCAGGTCCTTCATGCTCACGAACCATTGCTCGGAGAGGTAGGGTTCGAGGACGGTTCCGCACCGGTAGCAGGTGCCGAGCGGGACCGCGTAGTCCTCGACCTTTTCGAGGAGTCCGCGCGCCTCCAGGTCGGCGACGACGCGGGTCCGGCAGGCGAACCGGTCCAGGCCCCGGTAGGCGCCGGCCGCCTCGTTCATGACGCCCTTGGGGTCCATGACCGTGAGCGCCTTGATGCCGTGGCGGCGGGCGCACTCGAAGTCGTTGGGATCGTGGGCGGGGGTCACCTTGACGGCGCCCGAGCCGAAGGACGGGTCCACGAAGGCGTCCGCGATCACCGGGATGGGGCGCTCGGCCAGGGGCAGGAGGACGCGGCGGCCCGCGAGATTCTTGTAGCGGGCGTCGTCCGGGTGGACGGCGACCGCCATGTCGCCGAGCATCGTTTCCGGGCGGGTCGTGGCGACCACGAGGAACCGTCCGGGTTCGCCTTCGACGGGGTAGCGGACGTGCCAGAGTTTTCCCGGCTCTTCCTTGTGGACGACCTCGAGGTCGGAGAGCGCCGTCAGATCGCGCGGGCACCAGTTGACGATCGCCAGGCCGCGGTAGATGTAGCCCTTTTTGAAAAGCGAGACGAAGACGTGCCGCACCGCGCGGGTGTAGCCGGCGTCCATCGTGAAGCGCGTGCGGGACCAGTCGCAACTGCATCCCAGCCGGCGGAGCTGGTAGAGGATGGTATTGCCGTATTGCTCTTTCCACCGCCAGACGCGTTCCAGGAACTTTTCGCGCCCGAGATCCCAGCGGGTCTTCTTCTCGCGGGCGAGTTCACGCTCCACGACGACCTGGGTGGCGATGCCGGCATGGTCGGTGCCGGGAAGGTAGAGGGTTTCGTACCCTTCCATGCGCTTGCGGCGGGCCAGGATGTCCTGAAGGGTGTTGTTGAGCGCGTGCCCCATGTGGAGGGAGCCGGTCACGTTGGGCGGGGGGATGACCAGGGTGAAGGGCTCCCGGGGCGAGGCCGGGTCGGCCCGGAACCACCCTCCCTCTTCCCAGAGGCGGTAGATCCGCTCCTCGGCCTCCTTGGGGTCGAAGCGCGTGGCGAAATCCATAGGGGAGAGGGCCATTATAGGCCGGAGGGGTCCGGTGTCAACGCCGCCGGTCGCTCGGAGCGGACGAAGGGGGTCTTCAGGCGCTCTTGGACCCGCCGGACGCGTCGGCCGCGGCGCCCACTTCCTTCTTCTCGCCGGGTTCCTTCGGCTCGAAGAAGAGGTGTCCGTCCTTGAGGCTGATCTTGATCTCCTTGGCCTCACGGAACTCGCCGCGCAGGAGCCCTTCGGAGAGCGGATCCTCGACGAGCCGCTCGATCGCCCGCTTGAGGGGCCGGGCGCCGAAGTCCGGGTTGTACCCCTGGTCGATGAGGTATTCCAGCGCCTCCGGGGCCAGCGTGATGCGCAGGCCTTTCTTGGCCACGCGCTGCTCCACCGCCCGCATCTCGAGGTGGATGATCTGCTCGAGGTCCTGGCGGGTGAGGGGCCGGAACACGATGATGTCGTCCAGGCGGTTGAGGAACTCCGGGCGGAAGTGCTTCTCGACCTCCTTGGAGAGGAGCTCCTTCATCGCCTGGTAGGTCGTGTCCACCGTCACCTTCTTGAAGCCGAGGGTGGTCTGGTTCTTGAGGACCTCGGCCCCGATGTTGGAGGTCATGATGAGGATCGTGTTCTTGAAGTCGATGTTGCGCCCGAAGCTGTCGGTGAGGCGTCCCTCCTCCATGATCTGAAGGAGCATGTTGAAGACGTCCGAGTGGGCCTTCTCGATTTCGTCGAAGAGGACCACCGCGTAAGGCCGGCGGCGGATCTTCTCGGTGAGGTGTCCGCCCTCCTCGTAGCCCACGTAGCCCGGCGGGGCGCCGATGAGGCGCGACACGTTGTGCTTCTCCATGTACTCGGACATGTCGATCGTGATGAGGGCGCTCTCCTCGCCGAACATGATCCGCGCGAGCGCCTTGGCCATGAGGGTCTTGCCGACGCCCGTGGGGCCCAGGAAGATAAAGCTTCCGATCGGCCGCTTGGGATCCTTGAGCCCCGCGCGGGACCGGCGGATGGCGCGCGCCACGGCGCTGACCGCCTCGTCCTGGCTGACGACGATCTTGTGCAGCTCCTCCTCGAGATGGAGCAGCCGCTCCGCCTCTTTCTTCTCGATCCGGGTGAGAGGAATTCCGGTCATCATCGAGACGGTCTGGGCGATGACCTCGGCGTCCACGACGCCGTCGAACTCCTTGTTCTGCTCGCGCCACTCGGCGAGGATCTTTTCCTTGGTCTTCTTGAGCTGCATGGCGCGGTCGCGCATCTGGGCGGCCCGTTCGAACTCCTGCAGCGAGATCGCCTCGTCCTTCTCCTTTTCGAGTTTCTTGATCTCCTCCTCCAGCTCCTTGATGTTGGGGGGCGAGACCATGGACTGCAGCCGCACCCGCGCGCCGGCCTCGTCCATCACGTCGATCGCTTTGTCGGGCAGGAACCGCCCGTTGATGTAGCGCATGGAGAGGTCCACGCAGGCCTCCAGCGCCTCGTCCGTGTAGCGCACCCGGTGGTGCGCCTCGTACTTGTCGCGCAACCCCTTGAGGATCTCCAGGCTCTCCTCGCGGCCGGGGGGCTCCACGATGATCGTCTGGAACCGCCGCTCGAGCGCGCCGTCCTTCTCGATGTGCTTGCGGTACTCGTCGAGCGTCGTGGCGCCGATGCACTGGATCTCGCCGCGGGACAGCGAAGGCTTCAGGACGTTCGCCGCGTCGATGGCGCCCTCCGCGCCGCCGGCCCCCACGAGCGTGTGCAGCTCGTCGATGAAGAGGATGATGTTCTTGGCCCGGCGCACCTCGTTCATGACCGCCTTGATGCGCTCCTCGAACTGGCCGCGGTATTTCGTTCCCGCCACCATGAGCGCCAGGTCCAGGACCACGATCCGCTTGTCCTTGAGGACCTCCGGGACGTTGCCGTTGATGATGTCCTGGGCGAGTCCCTCGACGATCGCGGTCTTGCCCACGCCGGCCTCGCCGAGAAGCACGGGGTTGTTCTTCGTGCGGCGCGAGAGGACCTGCATGACGCGCTCGATCTCCTTGCGCCGGCCGATGACCGGATCGAGCTTGCGCTCGCGCGCCAGCTCCATGAGGTCGCGTCCGAAGGCGTCGAGCGCCGGGGTCTTGGACTTCGAGGTCTTGGTGTTGAGCTTGTCGTCCACATCCTGCTGGACGTCGGCCCCGAGGACCTCGAGCACCATGTCGCGGACCTCGTCGAGCTTGAGCCCGAGGTTGGTGAGGACCTGGGCGGCGATCCCCTCGTTCTCCTTGAGGAGCCCCAGGAGCAGGTGCTCCGTGCCGATGACGTCGTGGCCCAGCTGGCTGGCGGCCTCGCCGGCCAGCTCGATGACCCGCTTGGCGCGGGGCGAGAAGGGAAGCTGCCCCAGGGTGACGGTGGGAGAGGTGGAGGGGGTGATGAGCTTCTCGATTTCCTGGCGGATCCGTTTAAGATCCACGTTGAGGTTCTTGAGCACCTTGGCGGCCACGCCCCCGCCCTCCTGGATGATGCCGAGGAGGATGTGCTCCGTGCCGATGAACTCGCTGTTGAGCCGCTGGGCTTCCTGGCGCGCCAGGCTCATGACTTTGCGGGCGCGCTCGGTGAATTTCTCGAACATTCGGTGGATCTCCCGCTAGGATCGAGGAAGGGCCGCCGCGAGCACTATAGCACCCGGCCCCGGGACCGTCAAGGCACCCGGCCCGCGGCCCTCCTTCCTAGAACTATGACGTCCGGCGGCCCGCCCCCATTCCCCGGAACCGCCGCCGGGGCGGCGAACCTTCGCGCCGGCGCTTCGTTTGTGTTCCTGGAGGCCCTTTTGTAAAGTAGAAAGCCATGTCCGAACCGATGGCCAACCCGTTCCGCAAGCCCGGCGCCCCGGGGCCCCGGGTGCCGCCCCCTCCCGGCATGATGCCGCGCGAGTGGGCGCGCCTCTACGTCATGGCGCTCATCCTCCTTCTGGCCCTGGGCACCATGATCTATATGAAGAAAATGATTCCTTCCGGCGCCCCGCGCCCGGACGGAAAAGAAACGAGCGGCGTGGCCCTGGAATCCCGCCGCCCGCCGCAGGATTCCGGAGCGGACGAGGCCCGCCCGGAGCCGCCCGCGGGGCGCAAGAAGGAGATTCCCCTCGCTCCCTTGCCGGCCGACGGCGCCGTGCCGTACCGCGAGCTGGCCGCCCCCTTCCGCGACGGCGACGAGCCGCCCGTCAAGGAAACCCCCGAGTTCGTCAACCTCCTGAACGTCTTCCTGAACGCCGTCCCCGCGGAAGGCTTTTCCAAAGCCGTGGATCCGCAGGTTCCCGCCGACCGGGCGTTTCTGGAGCCGGATCGATACCGCGGGACCCCTTTGCGCACCTACGGGCGGCTCATCCGCATCTACACGGAGCCGCTCGACTGCACCACGCCCAACAACGTCGAGCGCGTCTACTTCGGCGTGATGCAGGAGTACAGGACCAACCGCACGGTGTGCTTTTATCTGCCGGAGCTTCCGAAGGATCCGGCCACGGGGAAGCCCCTCGCGTTTCGGACCTACCGCAAGGGGGGCGAGGAGTTTTACGAAGACTGGGTGGAAGTCGAAGGGATCTTTCTGCGCCGGTACATCTATCCGTCCCGCATGGAAGATCCTCAGGGGCAGCCGGTCTATGCCAAGTCCGCGCTGCTTTTCGCCAAAAACATCCGTCTGGCGCCCAGGCCGCAGTATTCCGATCACCGGGCCGGATTCATCGCGATGGTGAGCCTGGTGGCGGCCGTGATCGTGGCGATCGTGCTTGTCGCGGGGATCGCCAGCCGAAAGTACGGTTCCGGCGACCTGCGGATGAAGCTCCTGGCGCTTAAGCGGGCCAGGAAGGAGACGCCGCCGCCGGTCGCCGTGGCGCCCCCGGCCCAGGCGCCCTCCGCCGCGCCCAAGGACGAACCTCCGGCCGGAGGCGCGACGCCTCCCGCCGTCTGATCCTTTCGGGCGCTCCCCCTTTACGAGTCGCGGCGCGGACCGCGATGCTCCCGCCGGGGCGGTCTCCCGCCGCCTCCTCCACCGCCCCCCGAGGGGCGGGGCGGGCGCGATTCGCGGAAGCGCTGTTCGCCGCCGCCGGCGGACCCCGCGGCGCCGGCCGGCGCCGGAGCGCCCGCGGACGAGGGCTGCCCGCCGTTGAGCGGCTGAAGCGGAGGGAGTCCTTTTTCCGCGCGCGCCGCCTTGATCGAGAAGCGGTTGCGGCCCTGCGGGTCGGCGCTGAGCATCTTGACTTCGACTTCCATGCCGACCTTCAGGAAGTCGGCCACCTGGATGCCGCGCTGATCGGTGATCTCGGTGACGTGGACCAGACCGTCCTGCCCCGTCCCGGCGATTTCGCAGAAGGCGCCGAACTCCTTGAGCGAAACCACGCGGGCCGGGTAGATGGCCCCCACCTTCAGCTCCTGGGTCATCCCCTCGATGATGGCGCGGCAGCGGTCCAGCGCCTCCTTGTCTTTCGAGGCGATGACGACCTCGCCGGAGTCGTCCTCGCTGATCTCGATGACGCAGCCGGTGCGCGCCTCGATGTCGCGGATGGTCTTTCCTCCGGGGCCGATCAGGAGCCCGATCTTGTCGGGCGGAATCATGATCCGCACGAGCCGCGGCGCGTGGGCCGAGAGCTCCTTGCGCGGTTCCGCGATCGCTTCGCGCATGCGCGCCAGGACGAACAGGCGCGCCTCCCGCGCGTCGGCCAGGGCCTGCCGGGTGATCTCCATGGGAATGCCGGCCGCCTTGAGGTCCATCTGCAGGGCCGTGATCCCTTTCTCGGTGCCGGCCACCTTGAAGTCCATGTCCCCATGGGCGTCCTCGCTGCCCAGGATGTCGGTGAGGATGGCCACCTTGCCCTGTTCGCGCACGAGCCCCATGGCGATCCCCGCCACGGGGGCCTTGATCGGGACGCCCGCGTCCATGAGCGCCAGGCACCCGCCGCACACGGTCGCCATGGAGGACGATCCGTTGGATTCCAGGATGTCGCTCATGACCCGGACGGTGTACGGGAATTCCTCCTCCGGAGGCATGACCGCCTCGAGCGCCCGCTGGGCCAGCGCCCCGTGGCCGATCTCCCGGCGGCCCGGCCCGCGGATGGGCTTCACCTCGCCCACCGAGAAGCTCGGGAAGTTGTAGTGGAGCATGAAGCGCTCCGAATACTCTTCCTCGAGGCCCTCGACGATCTGCTCGTCCTGCTTGGTCCCCAGCGTGGTCGTGCAGAGCGCCTGCGTCTCGCCCCGGGTGAAGAGAGCCGAGCCGTGGGTGCGCGGGAGGAGGCCCAGCTGGATCGAGATCGGCCGGATCTCCTTGAGGCCGCGACCGTCGGCGCGCTTGCCCTCCAGGGCGTAGGAACGGACGAGCTCGTCGAGCACGCGGTCATAGGCCCGCGTCACGTCCACTTTGGAAGGCGCCTCCGGGAGCGGCTCCCCGCGTTCGTCCCGCGGGATCATCTCCTCGAAGACGCGCTCCCGGAGCTTCTGGAAGGCCTGGTTCCGGTCGCGTTTGATCTTGATGAAGAAGGCCCGGCGCATCTCCTCGAGGAAGCGTTCCCGGATCCGCGACGCCAGAGCTTCGGGGAAGGGTTTGATCTCGTATTGCCCGGGCGGGCGACCGGCCAGCTCCCGCAGCCGCAGCTGCGCGTCGATCAGGGCGCGGATGGGGGGCATCGCGGCCTCGAAGGCCTGCACCATCTGCTCCTCGGTGACTTCCCGCGCGCCGGCCTCGACCATGATGACTCCGTCCCGGGTGCCGGAGAGGACCAGGTCGAGCCGGCTTTCCTTGAGCTCCGCCGAGGTGGGGCAGACGACGAACCGATCGCCGATCAGGCCGATGCGGACGGATCCCACGGGTCCCTGGAACGGGAGGTCCGAGACCATGAGGGCGGCGGACGCGGCGTTCATGGCGACGATGTCGGGATCGTGGATCTGGTCCGCCGAGAAGACGTTGAGATGCACCTGGAGGTCCACGAAGAAACCGTCGGGGAAGAGCGGCCGGACGGGGCGGTCGCAGAGGCGCGAGGTGAGGATTTCCTTGGTGGTGGGGCGTCCTTCGCGCTTGATGAACCCTCCCGGGAACCGACCCGCGGCGGACATCTTTTCGCGGTAGTCCACCGTCAAGGGGAAGAAGTCGATATCCTCACGGGCGGGCGCCGAGACGCAGGCGCCGAGCACCATGGTTTCCCCCAGGGTGACCATGCAGGCGCCGTTGGCCTGCCGGGCCAGCCCGCCCGCTTCGAAGATAAACTTGCGCCCGTCGCCGAGATCGGCTTCCACGCGATGGCCGAGAGACATGGAACCTCCGTTGAGGCATTGCGGGCCCGCGGAGGCCCATCGGAAGGCGGGAACGACGAAAGGCAGGAACCCCGCGCCCCCGCGGGGGTCTCGTCTTTCGTCTGACCCTGGACCTTCCGGCCTCCGGGAGTCCCGTGAACCTAAAAAAGTAACCGTTCAGGGAACGGAATCAAGAATCAAGAATGAAGAATCAAGGGGTGTCTTCTCCCCCTGGATTCTCGATTCCTGATTCGAAACCTGTCCCCCTGAACACAGACGAAATAAAAAAGCCCGGAATTCATGACGCAGCCCCGAAGGGTCCGTGATGAAATCCGGGCCGTGACACACTCAACCAGCTTGCTTACTTTCGGATTCCCAGCCGCTTGATCAGCGTCTGGTACCGTTCCTGATCGGTCGACTGCAGGTACTTCAGGAGCCGCGCCCGCTGGCCCACCATCATGAGGAGGCCTCGGCGGGACGTGAAGTCCTTCTTGTGGACCTTAAGATGCTCGGTCAGGTGGTTGATCCGCTCGGTGATCAGCGCCACTTGGACCTCAGGGGAACCGGTGTCGCCCTTGTGGAGGGAGAATTCCGTCAGGAGCGTCTTCTTGCGGTCCGGCGCGACGGCCATAGGCACTCCTTATGAGTCATGATCCGGGGCCCCGCGGCCCCTCAAGCAGGGCAAATGATAACAAGCCGGGGGGAGCACTTCAAGGAATAGTTCGGCGGGGGCGTCACCGGGTGTGAGGAGGCTTGTTGGCCTCGTACCAGGCGCGCAGGGCCGCGGCGCGCGCTTTCGGGTCCGGCGGGTTTCCTTCGGCGGGCGTGCCCAGGATGACGGCGGCGGCCTCCCATACCTCGGGGGCCGGCTTCGGATTCTCCTCGAGTTCCGCGGCCAGGGAAGGCGCGATGCGCCGGGCCTGCCGGCGGACCGCTTCGACGGCGGCGCGCCGCGCGGCCTCTTCCGGACGGCCCAGCGGGGCGATGAGCTTCGCCGTTCCGGTCCGCAACGCCTGCTCCAGGAACCGGCGTCGCTCTTCGGGGTGCGGAGGCGGATTCGTCAAGAGCAGAAGATGCGCTTCCTCGAGGAGAGGCTCCGGATCGCCCATCCGCTCCAGGACCGAAACGATCGCCCGGCGGTTCTTCCACCACTCCTCCTGTCCCTGAGGAAGCTTGGCGTCGATCTCGCGGAGGGTCTTGAGGCCGCTTTCGACGTCCTTGAGTTCCAGATAGCAGTCGGCGATCCGGCGCAGGACGTCCAGCCGCTCGGGAGCCTGCTGGGCCATCTGGCGGAAGTGGGCCAGCGCGCCCTTGGGGTCGCGCGCGGCCATCAAGGCGGCGGCGATGGCGCCTTCCCAATCCAGCGCCCGCGCGGCCAGGCCGGGCGGCGGGACCAGGGGATGAAGCCGCGTCGAGCAGACGAGCGAAGCCTCCGAAAGGCGGCCGCGCTCCAGGAGCGCCCGGGCAAGCCGTTCGTTGGCCTCGAATCCTTCGCCCGCCAGGGCGAGCATGGAGGTCCAGAGCGCCCGGCGGACCACTTCCGTTTCTTCCGCGCGCAGGTAGGCCGGCAGGAGAATCGACTCGATGGCCTCCACGGGGGCCATGAGCCCCAGGGCCGCCGCGGCCGCCTGGCGCAGTTTCTCGTTGGGGTCGTTGCGAAGGATCTCCGCCAGGCGGGGAAGGGCCGCCGCGTCCTTGAGCTTGCCGAGCGCTTCAATGGCCACCTGTCGCACGTCCGGCGGGTAGGCCGCCTCCACGTAGGGGCGCAGCCGATCGGCGGCGCGCGGATCGCCGATCTTTCCCAGGCTGTTGATGCAGGACCACCGGATCGCGTCGCGCGGGGTGCGGTCGAGAAGGCCCAGAAGGCCCTCCACCGCGTCGGGGGCCCCGATGACCCCGAGGACATCGACGACCTTTTCGAGGACCTGCTCGTCGGTTTCCGTCGCCAGCCGCGCGGTCAAGGGCGCCACGGCGGCCGGCTGTTTGGCGGCGCCGAGCGCGTCGATGGCGGCGATCCGCGTCTCGCGATCGGGGTCCCGGAGCAGGCGCAGGAGGGCTTCGACGGCACGGGCGCCGGTTCCGCTCTTGAGCGCCGCGGCGGCGGCGCGGCGGACCGACGGCGAGGGGTCCTCCGCGGCGGCGAGGATCGCGGCTTCGGCCTCCGGAAGCGGCACGCGTCCCAGGAAGGCCACGGCCTGGACGCGGAAGGGCTCCGCGGCGGCGGGCAGGCGCCGGAGCACGGCGGGCAGGGACGCGCGGCGCCGGTCCTCGGGCAGCGCCGCCAGTTCCCGCAGGGCCGCCGCCGCGACCTCGGGGAACTCGGAATCGAGCGCGGCCTCGAGGACTTTGAGCTCCTCGGCGGGGGCTGAGGACAGGCGCGCCAGCCGCAGCCTGAGGTCGAGGTTTTCGAGGCGCGCCTTGAGAAGTTCCTCGCGAAGGCGGCGGGCTTCATCGGCGCCGGGGTCCTGAGCGGGAGAAACCTGGCCGCAGGCCAGAAGAAAAGCCGCCTGGACGAGAAGGGGCCCTTTCATCGCACCGCTCGCGCCGCGCCATTCTGATTATAGGGCCGGGCTTCCGGTCGTGTCAACGCGAAGGTCCGCGCCTTTGGAAGTGCTTGACAGTTTCCGGAGGCGCCTTAAGATGGCCCGAAGCGTTCTCATGCTCGTCGAACTCGCGCTTCGCTACGTCAAAATGCTCGTGGCCTTCGCCCTGCTCTGGGCGGGGCTGTGGGCATACAACACGTACGGATGCGTGCGCGTCGAAGGCGGGGAGATGGAGCCCGCCGTCGGCCGCGGGGCCAACAAGATGATCCGCCCCGGCGTGCGCATTCCTGAGGATCTTCGTCACGACGACTTCATCGTGTACTCGGCCGCCGTTCAGGGGAAGGCCCCGCGCGTGTTCGCCGGTCGCGTCCTCGGGCTTCCCGGCGACCGGATCCGCATCGAAAACGGAGAGGTCGTCCGCAACGGCACGCGGCTGGCTTCTCCCTACGTTCCGGCCAACCAGCGCACGCAGGACGATTATCCCGAGATCGTCGTGCCCCGGGACAGCGTCTTCGTCCTGGGGGACAGCCGGCGAACCGCGGCGGCGTCCGACAGTCGCGCGGTGGGGCCCGTCGGCCGGTGGGCGATCCTGGGGCGGCTTCCGTAGGAGCTCATGAACGACCCCGAGGTTCCGGTTCGGAGATTCGCGCTGACGGCGGCGTCGCTGGCGCAATACGCGGCGGCCGCGGTCTTGACTCTCGCGGCCTTCGTCGTGGGGTACCACTCCTTCGCCGCCTGGCGGTTCCGCACGGCCTTGGAGGAGGCGTACCGCGGGCACGACGCGGGTAACTGGGGCGCCGTGCGCCCCGCGGTCGAGGAGGCCCTCCGGTGGCGCCCGGATTTCGCCGGCGCCCGGGTCCTTCGGGCCAAGATGCTCTGTGTCACGGGAGAGCTGGAGGCCGCGCGGCAGGAATACGAGCGTCTGAGATCCGAGGGGTATGTCCCCCCGCCCGTGCGCCTCGGACTGGGCGTCGTTTACCTGCGGCTGGCCGAGCGCGCGGCGGACGGGCGGGCCACGGCGGAGCTGGCGGAGCTCGCGCGCAAGGAGTTTCAGGCCGCCCGCGGGACCGCCCCGGAGGCGGAGATCGGCCTGGGCCACGTGGAGCTGCTCCTGGCGGCCCGGACGGGGGACGACGCCCGCGCCGCGTCCGCCCGCGGCATCTTCGGCGCGGTGCGCACGGCGCTCCAGGGAAACGCGGAGGTCGCCCGGCGCATCACGCGGGAGGGCCTTCTCGACTACTACGCCGGGTTGGGACGTGTGCTGGCTTCCGCGCCGTCGTCCGAAGGCCGGGCGGCGGCGGAAGCGTTCCGCGCCGCCTATCTTCTCTCCCGTCCGCGCTGGGCGCGCCCGCTGGCCAACCTCCTGGCGATGGAGGCGCGGCGGTTTCTGGAGGGCGGAGCGCGGACGGCGGAGCAGGTCAAGGCCATGGAGGCCGAGGTGACCGCGCTGCGCCACGAGATGGCCGCGCTCTGGCGGGGGAACCGTCAGGCCCAGGAGGAGATGAAGGAGGCCTGGCTCGCCTATTCCCTGGCGGCGGCGGCCGCGTTCGGCCGCTCCGGCAACGCGGAGCGGCAGGGCCAACTCATCCGGGAAGTGACCGCCGGCGGCTTCGGGGACCGCCGGGAGCCGTACCTCATGGACGCCCTGATCCGGACCGAATCCGCGCTGCGCGAGGATCCGAACCCGGCCGTCCGGGATCGCCACGTCGTGGCGGCCATCGCCAGCTGCACGCAGCTTCTCTCCAAGCTCGGCGCGCCCGCCGACGAGCCGGGGCGCGAACACCGCGCCCGGGCGCTCAACGCTCTGGGATGGCTGGAAGCCTGGCGCGGGACGCTCCAGAAAAGCGAAGCGCTCATCGTGCGGGGGCTCGGCCGGGTGACGGAGGCCCTGCAGCTCCGGCCCGACGACTACGTGTACAACCGCAACGCCGCGGTGCTCCTCAAGCAGGTCCGCCGGCCGCCGGCCGCCTGGCAGCCGTACCTGGAGAAGGCGCGCGCCGCCGCCGCGCAGGGTCCCTGGGCCGAGGATTTCGCGGCCGTCGAGCGGTATCTTGAGGCGGACGGACGTCCTCAATAGAGGTAGATCGATGCGGTGTCCCGCGTGCCGTCACGACAACCCCGCGGCGCTCGCCTTTTGCGGGCGCTGCGGCGTCCGGCTCGACTTCACCGCCGACGAGATCCAGCACTCGCTGGCGGAAAAGGCGCGCACGGAGGCGGTCCGGGACACGGCGGCGTACGCCCGCCACGCGCTCTTTCTGGCGGTGGTGCTGCTTCTGGTGGCCGTGACGCTGCGTTTCCTGGCGGGCGGGGCGCCGGAGGAGCCTTACGTCGTGCCGTCCGCCGCGCAGGGGGCGCGGTATCTGGACGTGGAAGTGCGGCTGGAGCCGGAGCTTCCGAAACTTCTGATCCCCGTGGAGAACCGTCCCCGATGAAAATAGCGCCGGCCTGGGCGTGCCTGATTCTGGCGGGATGCGTGGACACGCCGCATTTCCGCGGTGAAGGATTCTCGCAGTATTACCGCGGTCCGGCCGAGGAAACGCAGGGGCCGCGGCGCGTCGAAAGTCGGGAGATCCTGCACTGGACCAAGGACCCGCGCGAAAAGAAGAGAATCGGATACCTTCACCGCTACGAAGTCCAGCCCAAGGGGTCCCGCGACGTGCGCGAGTGCTACTACATCAGCGACGCCACGGGAACCAAGGAAATCGGATTCATCACCGCGGAGGGGGTCTTCTACCGGTTCGACGCCCGCGGCCGGCTGGCGGAGCCGGCGGTCGGGGCCTACACGATCCTGACGACGGGGCTCAAGGTCT comes from the Planctomycetota bacterium genome and includes:
- a CDS encoding ATP-dependent Clp protease ATP-binding subunit, which codes for MFEKFTERARKVMSLARQEAQRLNSEFIGTEHILLGIIQEGGGVAAKVLKNLNVDLKRIRQEIEKLITPSTSPTVTLGQLPFSPRAKRVIELAGEAASQLGHDVIGTEHLLLGLLKENEGIAAQVLTNLGLKLDEVRDMVLEVLGADVQQDVDDKLNTKTSKSKTPALDAFGRDLMELARERKLDPVIGRRKEIERVMQVLSRRTKNNPVLLGEAGVGKTAIVEGLAQDIINGNVPEVLKDKRIVVLDLALMVAGTKYRGQFEERIKAVMNEVRRAKNIILFIDELHTLVGAGGAEGAIDAANVLKPSLSRGEIQCIGATTLDEYRKHIEKDGALERRFQTIIVEPPGREESLEILKGLRDKYEAHHRVRYTDEALEACVDLSMRYINGRFLPDKAIDVMDEAGARVRLQSMVSPPNIKELEEEIKKLEKEKDEAISLQEFERAAQMRDRAMQLKKTKEKILAEWREQNKEFDGVVDAEVIAQTVSMMTGIPLTRIEKKEAERLLHLEEELHKIVVSQDEAVSAVARAIRRSRAGLKDPKRPIGSFIFLGPTGVGKTLMAKALARIMFGEESALITIDMSEYMEKHNVSRLIGAPPGYVGYEEGGHLTEKIRRRPYAVVLFDEIEKAHSDVFNMLLQIMEEGRLTDSFGRNIDFKNTILIMTSNIGAEVLKNQTTLGFKKVTVDTTYQAMKELLSKEVEKHFRPEFLNRLDDIIVFRPLTRQDLEQIIHLEMRAVEQRVAKKGLRITLAPEALEYLIDQGYNPDFGARPLKRAIERLVEDPLSEGLLRGEFREAKEIKISLKDGHLFFEPKEPGEKKEVGAAADASGGSKSA
- a CDS encoding valine--tRNA ligase, which codes for MDFATRFDPKEAEERIYRLWEEGGWFRADPASPREPFTLVIPPPNVTGSLHMGHALNNTLQDILARRKRMEGYETLYLPGTDHAGIATQVVVERELAREKKTRWDLGREKFLERVWRWKEQYGNTILYQLRRLGCSCDWSRTRFTMDAGYTRAVRHVFVSLFKKGYIYRGLAIVNWCPRDLTALSDLEVVHKEEPGKLWHVRYPVEGEPGRFLVVATTRPETMLGDMAVAVHPDDARYKNLAGRRVLLPLAERPIPVIADAFVDPSFGSGAVKVTPAHDPNDFECARRHGIKALTVMDPKGVMNEAAGAYRGLDRFACRTRVVADLEARGLLEKVEDYAVPLGTCYRCGTVLEPYLSEQWFVSMKDLAAPALRAVRSGDVRFHPERWSKLYYDWMENIRDWCISRQIWWGHRIPVWYCGSGHATAAVEDPDRCAACGDRALRQDEDVLDTWFSSALWPFATLGWPEETPDLEKFYPTQVLVTARDIINLWVARMIMAGLEFRGEKPFSDVVIHASIMDDVGQRQSKSKGTGIDPLGLIDEYGADALRFALAWLCTGAQDIKFGSKLSVQRVEMSRNFVTKLWNAARYAASRIGDAPASPPEKDALEEDLWILSRLSATAAGVSDALDRYEFGEAAQLLYRFVWNDFCDWYIELSKRRAEEPAVRRTLAYVLDASLRLLHPFVPFVTEEIWQRLGALRGEARSALIGAPWPEVPASLRRPDIEERLELVFEAVRLVRDVRGRNGISPKIPVAAVLSTRDERTAGLLRAGASILRAQANVEALEIGAHQAKPRLSATAAAGDFTVYVPLEGKIDVAAERERARRELERGRSQAAELERQLANEEFRRRKPELAEEVEAKLEALQAKVRELEAHLRDLESA